Below is a window of Diaminobutyricibacter sp. McL0608 DNA.
TGACCCCTCGGGGATGCTCACCTTCGCCCACCGCGACGGCGACGACTGGGTGATCCGCGGGAGCAAACGGTGGATCGGACTCGCGAGCATCGCAGACGTCGCGGTCGTCTGGGCGGCGACGGACGACGGCGTGCGCGGGTTCCTGGTGCCGACCTCGACGCCCGGCTTCACGGCGACGCCGATCGACGGGAAGCTGTCGATGCGGGCATCCATCCAGTGCGATGTGGTGCTCGACGATGTGCGGGTGCCCGGTGAGGCGCTGCTTCCCGGCGCGCGTGGACTGTCGGGGCCGTTCAGCTGCCTGAACGAAGCCAGATACGGGATCGTGTGGGGAGCGATGGGCGCCGCACGGTCGTGCCTCGAGGCGGCACTCGGACGCGCGACGAGCCGCGAAGTCTTCGGCAAGCCGATCGGGGCGACGCAGCTGGTGCAGCAGAAACTCGCCAACATGTTCGTCGAATACGAGAAAGGCGTGCTGCTCGCCCTCCACCTCGGGCGCCTCAAAGAGCGCGGCGAGCTGACCCCGACCCAGATCAGCGTCGGAAAACTCAACAGCGTGCGCGAGGCGCTCTCGATCGCGGGTGAGGCGCGCAGCATCCTCGGCGGCGACGGGATCACCAGCGAATTCCCGGTGATGCGCCATCTCGCAAACCTCGAGTCGGTGCGCACGTACGAGGGGACTGATGAGATCCACACGCTCGTGCTCGGGCGCGCGCTCACCGGGCTGGCGGCGTTCTCGTGAGTGGCGACGGGGTTCCGGTCGTGGGTGGCGCTGCGGGCGCTGCGGTCGCGGGTGGCGCTGCGGGCGTCGACGCGGCAGCGAGGGCGGCTGCATCGAGCGGAATCGAGTCGGCGTCGCGTGAGGAGCGGGCCGCGTGGCTGGAGGCGCTCGCCGCCGCCCTCGAGGCGGACCGGGGCGAACTCGTCGCGATCGCGCACCGCGAGACGCACCTGAGCGAGACGCGACTCGACGGCGAAGTGACGCGGACGGCAGCGCAGCTGCGGTTCTTCGCAGGCGTCGCCCGCGAAGGAAGCTACCTCGAGGCGACGCTGGACTCGCCTGATCCGACGACGATCCCGCCGCGCCCCGACCTCCGCCGGATGCTGCGGCCGCTCGGTCCTGTCGCCGTCTTCACCGCATCCAATTTCCCGTTCGCGTTCTCGGTGCTCGGCAACGACACGGCCTCGGCGCTCGCCGCGGGCTGTGCGGTCGTCGTGAAGGCGCATCCGGGGCACCCGGAACTGTCGCGGCGGACGGCCGGGCTCGCGGTCGCCGCGCTCGCCTCGGCGGGGGCGCCCGACGGGATCCTCTCGCTCGTCGAAGGAGTGGAGGCGGGCGTGGCGCTGGTGCAGCATCCGTCGATCGCTGCTGTGGGATTCACCGGATCCGTGCGGGGCGGCCGGGCGCTGTTCGACCTGGCGTGTGCACGGCGGGCGCCGATCCCGTTCTATGGGGAGCTGGGGAGCATCAACCCGGTGGTCGTGACGCCGGCGGCGGCGCAGGAGCGGGCGGCCGACCTCGCAGCCGGCCTGGTCGGGTCCTTCACCCGCGACGGCGGCCAGTACTGTACGAAGCCCGGACTCGTGTTCGCGCCGTCGGACAGCGGGTTCGTGGATGCGCTGGCTTCGGTGCTGGCGGATGCACCGGCGCAGCGGCTGCTGACGGATGGGATGAGCGGTGCGTTCGCCGATGGCGCGTCCGCGTTCGCTGGACGCGACGATGTCGAGGTCATCGGCACAGTGCGCGCGTCTGACACCGATGTCGAGGTCGCCGAGGCGAGTTCGCCGGTGGTCATCGTCGTGGAGGCGGCGACGTTCCTGGCGTCGAGGGAGGACTTTCTGGCCGAATGTTTCGGCCCGTTGACGGTCGTGGTGGGTTACGCAGACTCAGCGGAGCTGTCGGCAGCGGTCGGTGTGCTGGAGGGGTCGCTGACAGCGACGATCCAGCATGCGGGGGATGAGGATGTCGCTCCTCTGACGGACGCTCTGTCTCGCATCGCCGGGCGGGTCGTCTTCAACGGGTGGCCGACGGGCGTCGCGATCGCGTGGGCGCAGCACCACGGGGGTTCGTGGCCGTCGACGACGGCATCCGTGCACACGTCGGTCGGTGCTTCGGCGATCCGGCGTTTCCTGACGCCGATCGCGTACCAGGATGCTCCCCAGTCCGTGTTGCCGGCTGAGCTGCAGGACGGTAACCCGCTGCGCATCCCGCGTCGCGAGAACGGCGCGCTGGGGGCGTAGCACGGTTCGCGCACCGGCGCGCGGGCCCGCGCGTGCGTAGCGTTGGTCGCGAGACCGTCTGTTCCGGTCGAGCGCGCCTGTTATGCGTGGCGCTCTCGACCGGGACTGTCGCTCTCGGTGAGGGCGGGCCGGACTATTCCGTGAAACGGTCGGCGACGGTGAGGGCTGCGTCGATGGCGGCGAGGCCGTGACGCAGTTCGCCTTCGCTGATGATCAGCGGCGGTGCGATGTGGATGCGGTTGAAGTGGGTGAACGGCCAGACTCCCGCAGCCTTGCAGGCGGCGGCGACCTCGCCCATCGGTGCTGCGTCGGCGCCGGCGGCGTTGAACGGGACCAGGGGTTCGCGCGTGTCGCGCGACCGCACCAGTTCGAGCGCCCAGCACATCCCGCGACCGCGGACCTCGCCGAGTGACGGGTGGCGTGCGAGCCAGGACGTGATCTCGGGTTCGATGACGCGTTCGCCGAGGTCCCGGACGCGTCCGAGGATGTCGTCGCGCTCGAACACGTCGAACGTCGCGACGCCGGCAGCGCAGGCGAGCGGATGCCCGGAGTAGGTGAGACCACCCTCGAACGAGACGTCGTCGAAGAACGATGCGATGCGGTCGGAGATGACGACGCCACCGAGGGGCACGTAGCCGGAGTTGACCCCTTTGGCGAAGGTGATCAGGTCGGGGGTGACCCCGAACGCGTCGACCGCGAACCACTCGCCGATACGGCCGAATCCGACCATCACTTCGTCGGCGATGTAGACGATCCCGTACTTGTCGCAGAGTTCGCGCACTCCGGCCAGATAGCCGGGCGGGGGAACGAGCACACCGTTGGTGCCGACGACCGTCTCCATGATGATGGCGGCCACCGTTGCAGCGCCTTCGAGCACGATGACGTTCTCCAGGTGTTCGAGCGCGCGCTGGGTCTCTTCCTGGGGCGTGGACGCGTGGAACGCCGACCGGTACAGGTACGGGCCGAAGAAATGCGCGACCGAGGAGTCGCTCGGCTCGTTCGCCCAGCGACGCGGGTCGCCCGTCAGCGAGATCGCCGTCGAGGTGCCGCCGTGGTAGGAGCGGTACATCGAGAGCACCTTGCGGCGACCGGTGACGCGGCGTGCCATGCGGACGGCATACTCATTGGCGTCGGCCCCGCCGTTGGTGAAGAAGACCTTGTTGAGGTCGCCGGGCGCCACGCTCGCGACACGGCGAGCGAGTTCGCCGCGGACGTCGCTGGCCATCGACGGCTGGATCGTGGCCAGTCTCCCCGCCTGATCCTGGATCGCGCGCACGAGGTCCGGATGCTGGTGCCCGAGGTTGAGGTTGACGAGCTGCGAGCTGAAGTCGAGGTAGGCGTTGCCCTCGTAGTCCCAGAACGTCGAGCCTTCACCTGCGGCGACCGGAAGCGGGTTGATCTGCGCCTGCGCACTCCAGGAGTGGAAGACGTGCTTGCGGTCGTCGGACCGCACCTGCTGCTCCGCGGCCGCGTCGCCGAACGGATGCTCGGTGCCGACCCTGTCGAGGTAGCCGGTCACGGTTCCGGTCACGGCGCCGGTCACAGCGCCCGTCACCGCATCCGTTGCCTGAATGGTGTCTGTCATCGTTGTGCCTTTCAGGAGTTGCCGGGGAAGGCGAGTTCGATCTTGGAGTGCACCGGGTCGGGCCAGCGCGAGGTGACGACCTTGCTGCGCGTGTAGAAGTGGAACGACTCCGGGCCGTAGATGTGCGCGTCGCCGAAGAGGGAGTTCTTCCACCCGCCGAACGAGAACGCCCCGATCGGAACGGGAATGGGGACGTTGATGCCGACCATGCCGACCTCGATCTCGAATTCGAACTGGCGGGCAGCGCCGCCGTCGCGGGTGAAGAGGGCGACGCCGTTGCCGTACTGGTTGGCGTTGACGAGGGCGATCGCCTCCTCGAACGTGTCGACACGGACGACGGACAGGACCGGGCCGAAGATCTCGTCGGTGTAGACGCGCATGTCGGTTGCGACGTGGTCGAGGAGGCTGACGCCGATGAAGAACCCGTCGTTGTCGAATGCCTTCTGCGAGCCGTCGACGACGACGGTTGCGCCTTCGCCGGCTGCGCCGGTGACGTACGAGGCGACCTTTTCGCGGTGCTCCCGGGTGATCAGCGGACCCATCTCGGAGGCGGCGTGCGTGCCGTCGCCGATGACGAGGGAGCCGAGGCGTCGCTCGATGGCGGCGACGAGCGGGTCGCCGACCTCGCCGACGGCGACCAGCACACTGACGGCCATGCAGCGTTCGCCGGCCGAGCCGTACGCGGCGGAGACGGCGGCATCCGCCGCGGCTTCGATGTCGGCGTCTTCGAGGACGACCATGTGGTTCTTCGCGCCGCCAAGTGCCTGGACGCGCTTGCCGTTGGCGCTCGCGCGCTGGTAGATCGACCGCGCGATCGGGGTGGAGCCGACGAAGCTCACCGCGTCGACATCCGAGCTGTCGAGGATGGTGTCGACCGCGATCTTGTCGCCGTGCACGACGTTGAGCACGCCGGCCGGGAGCCCGGCTTCCAGGAACAGGTTGGCCAGGTAGACGGAGGCGGACGGGTCCTTCTCGCTGGGTTTCAGCACGACCGTGTTGCCGCACGCGATGGCGCTGGCGACCATCCACAGAGGGACCATCACGGGAAAGTTGAACGGCGTGATGCAACCGACGACGCCGACCGGCTGCTTGACGCTGTGCACGTCGATGCCGGTGGAGACCTGCTGGCTGTACTCGCCCTTGAGCAGGTTGATGAGGCCCGATGCGAATTCGACGTTCTCGAGTCCGCGGCCGATTTCGCCTGCCGCGTCGGAGAGCACCTTTCCGTGCTCGCTCGTGACGATGGCAGCGAGTTCGGGGGTGCGCTCCTTGAGGAGGTGACGCAGCCGGAACATGACGTCGGCCCTCCTGGTCAGGCTGGTCGCGCGCCACGCGGGAAGTGCCGCCTTGGCTGCCGCGATGGCGGTCTCGACGTCGGAGACGGAGCCGAGGACGACCTCGTGCTGCCTCTCGCCGGTGGCTGGGTTGAAGACGGGTCCGGTGCGTTCGGGGGTGCCGAACTCTTCACCGTTGACGACGTGTCGAATGAGGGCCACGAACGGCCTACCTCTCTGAACGGGCCGGCGGCCGCACGCCTTCGCGCGACGCTGCCGGACAAAATGCCCGGGCTGGGCACTAGGCTTACACCCCAATGATTGCAGAGCAGTTCGGGAGGACTCCTTGCCAGATCGTCGCAGCTTTGGTGTCGACAGTACACATCGTCCGATGAACAGCGCGCCCGCGGG
It encodes the following:
- a CDS encoding acyl-CoA dehydrogenase family protein, encoding MSTLLEDAFSIQPLLSDEERGWAATARTFATERILPVIEQDFEDKHFRREFVGELGALGLLGMHLTDEGCAGAGAVSYGLVCLELEAADSGWRTFVSVQGSLAMSAISKFGSDEQKHEWLPPLARGERIGCFALTEPGGGSDPSGMLTFAHRDGDDWVIRGSKRWIGLASIADVAVVWAATDDGVRGFLVPTSTPGFTATPIDGKLSMRASIQCDVVLDDVRVPGEALLPGARGLSGPFSCLNEARYGIVWGAMGAARSCLEAALGRATSREVFGKPIGATQLVQQKLANMFVEYEKGVLLALHLGRLKERGELTPTQISVGKLNSVREALSIAGEARSILGGDGITSEFPVMRHLANLESVRTYEGTDEIHTLVLGRALTGLAAFS
- a CDS encoding aldehyde dehydrogenase (NADP(+)), with product MGGAAGAAVAGGAAGVDAAARAAASSGIESASREERAAWLEALAAALEADRGELVAIAHRETHLSETRLDGEVTRTAAQLRFFAGVAREGSYLEATLDSPDPTTIPPRPDLRRMLRPLGPVAVFTASNFPFAFSVLGNDTASALAAGCAVVVKAHPGHPELSRRTAGLAVAALASAGAPDGILSLVEGVEAGVALVQHPSIAAVGFTGSVRGGRALFDLACARRAPIPFYGELGSINPVVVTPAAAQERAADLAAGLVGSFTRDGGQYCTKPGLVFAPSDSGFVDALASVLADAPAQRLLTDGMSGAFADGASAFAGRDDVEVIGTVRASDTDVEVAEASSPVVIVVEAATFLASREDFLAECFGPLTVVVGYADSAELSAAVGVLEGSLTATIQHAGDEDVAPLTDALSRIAGRVVFNGWPTGVAIAWAQHHGGSWPSTTASVHTSVGASAIRRFLTPIAYQDAPQSVLPAELQDGNPLRIPRRENGALGA
- a CDS encoding aspartate aminotransferase family protein, whose protein sequence is MTDTIQATDAVTGAVTGAVTGTVTGYLDRVGTEHPFGDAAAEQQVRSDDRKHVFHSWSAQAQINPLPVAAGEGSTFWDYEGNAYLDFSSQLVNLNLGHQHPDLVRAIQDQAGRLATIQPSMASDVRGELARRVASVAPGDLNKVFFTNGGADANEYAVRMARRVTGRRKVLSMYRSYHGGTSTAISLTGDPRRWANEPSDSSVAHFFGPYLYRSAFHASTPQEETQRALEHLENVIVLEGAATVAAIIMETVVGTNGVLVPPPGYLAGVRELCDKYGIVYIADEVMVGFGRIGEWFAVDAFGVTPDLITFAKGVNSGYVPLGGVVISDRIASFFDDVSFEGGLTYSGHPLACAAGVATFDVFERDDILGRVRDLGERVIEPEITSWLARHPSLGEVRGRGMCWALELVRSRDTREPLVPFNAAGADAAPMGEVAAACKAAGVWPFTHFNRIHIAPPLIISEGELRHGLAAIDAALTVADRFTE
- a CDS encoding CoA-acylating methylmalonate-semialdehyde dehydrogenase encodes the protein MALIRHVVNGEEFGTPERTGPVFNPATGERQHEVVLGSVSDVETAIAAAKAALPAWRATSLTRRADVMFRLRHLLKERTPELAAIVTSEHGKVLSDAAGEIGRGLENVEFASGLINLLKGEYSQQVSTGIDVHSVKQPVGVVGCITPFNFPVMVPLWMVASAIACGNTVVLKPSEKDPSASVYLANLFLEAGLPAGVLNVVHGDKIAVDTILDSSDVDAVSFVGSTPIARSIYQRASANGKRVQALGGAKNHMVVLEDADIEAAADAAVSAAYGSAGERCMAVSVLVAVGEVGDPLVAAIERRLGSLVIGDGTHAASEMGPLITREHREKVASYVTGAAGEGATVVVDGSQKAFDNDGFFIGVSLLDHVATDMRVYTDEIFGPVLSVVRVDTFEEAIALVNANQYGNGVALFTRDGGAARQFEFEIEVGMVGINVPIPVPIGAFSFGGWKNSLFGDAHIYGPESFHFYTRSKVVTSRWPDPVHSKIELAFPGNS